In Daucus carota subsp. sativus chromosome 4, DH1 v3.0, whole genome shotgun sequence, one DNA window encodes the following:
- the LOC108215663 gene encoding serine/arginine-rich SC35-like splicing factor SCL30 isoform X2 yields MVTSNTLVDEDAHIKDDHLKVSLQSRPILQRKRHRPDERNPMKSKLLPTESLMVLLLLQVYLQVVISKMQIHGLYIVSNVHFAATKDSLLQHFNKFGDVLKVIIVTDATTGQPKGSAYVEFTKSKEAEHALSLLDGTSFLSRILKVVKESAAPQEAAICYVTPSNF; encoded by the exons ATGGTGACCTCAAATACACTTGTGGATGAAGATGCTCACATCAAAGATGATCATCTAAAAGTATCACTGCAGTCTCGGCCAATACTGCAGAGGAAAAGGCACCGGCCTGATGAGAGGAACCCAATGAAG TCCAAGCTACTGCCGACCGAGTCACTCATGGTGTTGCTATTGTTACAg GTGTATCTTCAAGTGGTCATCTCGAAGATGCAAATTCACGGACTATATATTGTTAGCAAT GTTCATTTTGCTGCTACCAAAGATAGTCTTTTGCAGCACTTCAACAAGTTTGGAGATGTTCTAAAAGTGATTATTGTAACAGATGCAACAACAGGGCAACCAAAAGG GTCAGCGTATGTAGAATTTACGAAAAGCAAAGAGGCTGAACATGCATTGTCATTACTTGATGGTACCTCCTTCCTGTCACGTATTCTCAAG GTTGTAAAGGAAAGTGCTGCTCCGCAAGAAGCTGCAATTTGTTACGTCACGCCCTCAAATTTTTAG
- the LOC108215663 gene encoding serine/arginine-rich SC35-like splicing factor SCL30 isoform X4: MVTSNTLVDEDAHIKDDHLKVSLQSRPILQRKRHRPDERNPMKVYLQVVISKMQIHGLYIVSNVHFAATKDSLLQHFNKFGDVLKVIIVTDATTGQPKGSAYVEFTKSKEAEHALSLLDGTSFLSRILKVVKESAAPQEAAICYVTPSNF, translated from the exons ATGGTGACCTCAAATACACTTGTGGATGAAGATGCTCACATCAAAGATGATCATCTAAAAGTATCACTGCAGTCTCGGCCAATACTGCAGAGGAAAAGGCACCGGCCTGATGAGAGGAACCCAATGAAG GTGTATCTTCAAGTGGTCATCTCGAAGATGCAAATTCACGGACTATATATTGTTAGCAAT GTTCATTTTGCTGCTACCAAAGATAGTCTTTTGCAGCACTTCAACAAGTTTGGAGATGTTCTAAAAGTGATTATTGTAACAGATGCAACAACAGGGCAACCAAAAGG GTCAGCGTATGTAGAATTTACGAAAAGCAAAGAGGCTGAACATGCATTGTCATTACTTGATGGTACCTCCTTCCTGTCACGTATTCTCAAG GTTGTAAAGGAAAGTGCTGCTCCGCAAGAAGCTGCAATTTGTTACGTCACGCCCTCAAATTTTTAG
- the LOC108215663 gene encoding serine/arginine-rich SC35-like splicing factor SCL30 isoform X3, which produces MVTSNTLVDEDAHIKDDHLKVSLQSRPILQRKRHRPDERNPMKDTLEARFTGLPSLVYLQVVISKMQIHGLYIVSNVHFAATKDSLLQHFNKFGDVLKVIIVTDATTGQPKGSAYVEFTKSKEAEHALSLLDGTSFLSRILKVVKESAAPQEAAICYVTPSNF; this is translated from the exons ATGGTGACCTCAAATACACTTGTGGATGAAGATGCTCACATCAAAGATGATCATCTAAAAGTATCACTGCAGTCTCGGCCAATACTGCAGAGGAAAAGGCACCGGCCTGATGAGAGGAACCCAATGAAG GATACTTTGGAAGCGAGATTTACGGGACTTCCTTCATTG GTGTATCTTCAAGTGGTCATCTCGAAGATGCAAATTCACGGACTATATATTGTTAGCAAT GTTCATTTTGCTGCTACCAAAGATAGTCTTTTGCAGCACTTCAACAAGTTTGGAGATGTTCTAAAAGTGATTATTGTAACAGATGCAACAACAGGGCAACCAAAAGG GTCAGCGTATGTAGAATTTACGAAAAGCAAAGAGGCTGAACATGCATTGTCATTACTTGATGGTACCTCCTTCCTGTCACGTATTCTCAAG GTTGTAAAGGAAAGTGCTGCTCCGCAAGAAGCTGCAATTTGTTACGTCACGCCCTCAAATTTTTAG
- the LOC108215663 gene encoding polyadenylate-binding protein 2 isoform X5, giving the protein MKSKLLPTESLMVLLLLQDTLEARFTGLPSLVYLQVVISKMQIHGLYIVSNVHFAATKDSLLQHFNKFGDVLKVIIVTDATTGQPKGSAYVEFTKSKEAEHALSLLDGTSFLSRILKVVKESAAPQEAAICYVTPSNF; this is encoded by the exons ATGAAG TCCAAGCTACTGCCGACCGAGTCACTCATGGTGTTGCTATTGTTACAg GATACTTTGGAAGCGAGATTTACGGGACTTCCTTCATTG GTGTATCTTCAAGTGGTCATCTCGAAGATGCAAATTCACGGACTATATATTGTTAGCAAT GTTCATTTTGCTGCTACCAAAGATAGTCTTTTGCAGCACTTCAACAAGTTTGGAGATGTTCTAAAAGTGATTATTGTAACAGATGCAACAACAGGGCAACCAAAAGG GTCAGCGTATGTAGAATTTACGAAAAGCAAAGAGGCTGAACATGCATTGTCATTACTTGATGGTACCTCCTTCCTGTCACGTATTCTCAAG GTTGTAAAGGAAAGTGCTGCTCCGCAAGAAGCTGCAATTTGTTACGTCACGCCCTCAAATTTTTAG
- the LOC108215663 gene encoding multiple RNA-binding domain-containing protein 1 isoform X1 yields the protein MVTSNTLVDEDAHIKDDHLKVSLQSRPILQRKRHRPDERNPMKSKLLPTESLMVLLLLQDTLEARFTGLPSLVYLQVVISKMQIHGLYIVSNVHFAATKDSLLQHFNKFGDVLKVIIVTDATTGQPKGSAYVEFTKSKEAEHALSLLDGTSFLSRILKVVKESAAPQEAAICYVTPSNF from the exons ATGGTGACCTCAAATACACTTGTGGATGAAGATGCTCACATCAAAGATGATCATCTAAAAGTATCACTGCAGTCTCGGCCAATACTGCAGAGGAAAAGGCACCGGCCTGATGAGAGGAACCCAATGAAG TCCAAGCTACTGCCGACCGAGTCACTCATGGTGTTGCTATTGTTACAg GATACTTTGGAAGCGAGATTTACGGGACTTCCTTCATTG GTGTATCTTCAAGTGGTCATCTCGAAGATGCAAATTCACGGACTATATATTGTTAGCAAT GTTCATTTTGCTGCTACCAAAGATAGTCTTTTGCAGCACTTCAACAAGTTTGGAGATGTTCTAAAAGTGATTATTGTAACAGATGCAACAACAGGGCAACCAAAAGG GTCAGCGTATGTAGAATTTACGAAAAGCAAAGAGGCTGAACATGCATTGTCATTACTTGATGGTACCTCCTTCCTGTCACGTATTCTCAAG GTTGTAAAGGAAAGTGCTGCTCCGCAAGAAGCTGCAATTTGTTACGTCACGCCCTCAAATTTTTAG
- the LOC108217072 gene encoding GLABROUS1 enhancer-binding protein codes for MARKQRMPPATVSQPLQNDAVEEHAASSESERSPVKRTVTPDPKQKSGSKPDPRRSRKRGSEKEEKVGVSKNARVEKNSSAKRVWSDEDAIAIVQGLIDYELEYDEDPRSDYEAFFEYVKDSLQAKVSLTQLKEKIKTLKRKYKSLKDSDAVFAKPIEEELFRLSDTFWGQGNDNQGNAASKDKDMSIEIIEDGVVENGRKDKDTSIGINDDDGVNEDDGKQQDTSIGVNENVGNEGGDEDDEDGEENEAEGLGFKELYPNLSRAWESDIGFGFPQALKDLTMRNLKLHASEKMRALDKEWKDLLVKELQLYVDKLELKTKLAKVALDQMLSSDP; via the coding sequence ATGGCTCGAAAGCAGCGAATGCCTCCTGCTACAGTATCGCAGCCCCTCCAAAACGACGCCGTTGAAGAGCATGCAGCGTCGTCTGAGTCGGAGAGATCTCCGGTCAAACGCACAGTCACGCCGGATCCGAAGCAGAAATCCGGGTCAAAACCCGACCCGAGACGAAGCAGGAAGAGGGGTTCTGAAAAGGAGGAAAAGGTCGGTGTGAGCAAGAATGCTAGGGTTGAGAAGAATTCGAGTGCAAAGCGGGTTTGGAGCGATGAAGATGCAATTGCTATCGTGCAAGGACTAATTGATTATGAGTTGGAGTATGATGAGGACCCGCGTTCTGATTACGAGGCGTTTTTTGAGTATGTTAAGGATTCTCTCCAGGCCAAAGTGTCTCTTACTCAGTTGAAGGAGAAGATTAAGACGCTGAAGAGGAAGTATAAGTCTCTCAAAGATTCTGATGCTGTGTTTGCCAAACCCATTGAAGAGGAATTGTTTCGGCTTTCTGATACGTTTTGGGGCCAAGGGAACGACAATCAGGGTAATGCTGCTAGCAAGGACAAGGATATGAGTATTGAGATCATTGAGGATGGAGTGGTTGAGAACGGTAGGAAGGACAAGGATACGAGCATTGGGATAAATGACGATGATGGAGTGAATGAGGATGATGGGAAGCAGCAGGATACGAGCATCGGGGTAAATGAGAATGTAGGGAATGAGGGCGGTGATGAGGATGACGAGGATGGGGAGGAGAATGAGGCTGAGGGTTTGGGTTTTAAGGAATTGTATCCGAATTTGAGTCGGGCATGGGAGTCGGATATTGGTTTTGGTTTTCCGCAGGcattgaaagatctgaccatgcGAAATTTGAAGTTGCATGCAAGTGAAAAGATGAGGGCTTTGGACAAGGAATGGAAGGATCTGTTAGTTAAGGAGTTGCAGTTGTATGTTGACAAGTTGGAGTTGAAGACTAAGCTTGCTAAAGTGGCGTTGGATCAGATGCTAAGTTCGGACCCTTGA
- the LOC108215823 gene encoding uncharacterized protein LOC108215823, which translates to MGGKTKSQRKREKNKAIAEAYQKLKADYEILLREFTSLKQQNDHTYNGGQSLLIITTKNDPPYNGGQSLLIITTKNDSPYNGGQSGCDQSGYSMCDPTDNGGQSGYSICDPIDNGGRCGQSGYSICDPIDNGSRCGQSGYSICDPIDNGSRCGQSSYSICDPTYGDRYKPKPPQLCPRFPEQREILSLDVGFAQTPVLREIFSFWDYIASPQDIHQEMKRFGVDLEVISSKIAPSVVAVSSFYGSKIKFDCSGLIIHWSSSEKEAIILTSAKLLYYPKGSEVEFHLIVRMADGTLLLAKEDHVDYYYNLLTLKVKPVVEPEVVDLRSRQAGVVDGMKVISFGRSLLTSTLYGDRGKLFEYPPSFGCYELSATDCGIREIGEGGPLVNDAGYVVGINFFGHYRCAQALPTPTILSCLEMWKSFSTVLRPWFGIRVIDVKQYRKLVSNPGKELDASNRDLSVSVEEVHEGSVAYKYNVKSGDKVVTLNGTKIETVKQYSQLLSEASRAATTCESGHRLMAVINPFDRPTDDIIIEADNISVDDKRFSSCWPLLVSDDWDNC; encoded by the exons ATGGGGGGTAAAACGAAGTCCCAAAGGAAGAGGGAGAAGAACAAGGCTATTGCTGAAGCATACCAAAAACTCAAAGCTGATTACGAAATTCTCCTCAGAGAATTCACAAGCTTGAAACAACAG AACGATCATACATACAATGGTGGCCAATCTCTCTTAATTATAACCACGAAGAATGATCCTCCATACAATGGTGGCCAATCTCTCTTAATTATAACCACGAAGAACGATTCTCCATACAATGGTGGCCAATCTGGCTGTGACCAATCTGGCTACTCCATGTGCGATCCTACAGACAATGGTGGCCAATCTGGCTACTCCATCTGCGATCCTATAGACAATGGTGGCCGATGTGGCCAATCTGGCTACTCCATCTGCGATCCTATAGACAATGGTAGCCGATGTGGCCAATCTGGCTACTCCATCTGCGATCCTATAGACAATGGTAGCCGATGTGGCCAATCTAGCTACTCCATTTGCGATCCTACATACGGTGATAGATATAAACCAAAGCCACCTCAGCTATGTCCTCGGTTTCCTGAACAAAGGGAGATTTTATCTTTAGACGTTGGATTTGCTCAAACTCCTGTTTTACGagaaatttttagtttttgggATTATATAGCTTCTCCACAAGATATACATCAGGAAATGAAACGTTTTGGAGTAGATTTGGAGGTCATATCTTCCAAGATTGCACCTTCGGTTGTAGCTGTTTCCTCTTTCTACGGCTcgaaaattaaatttgattgcTCAGGCCTCATAATACATTGGAGTTCAAGTGAGAAAGAAGCAATTATATTGACTTCTGCAAAACTCCTTTATTATCCAAAGGGCTCTGAAGTTGAATTTCATCTTATTGTAAGGATGGCAGATGGAACTCTGCTTCTTGCTAAAGAAGATCACGTCGACTACTACTACAATCTTCTTACTCTGAAAGTTAAGCCCGTAGTGGAACCGGAAGTAGTAGATTTGAGATCTAGGCAAGCGGGCGTTGTTGATGGGATGAAAGTGATCTCATTTGGTCGTTCTTTGTTAACCTCCACCTTGTATGGTGATAGGGGAAAGCTATTTGAGTATCCTCCATCTTTTGGATGTTATGAGCTTTCAGCAACTGATTGTGGCATCCGTGAGATTGGTGAAGGTGGACCACTTGTCAATGATGCGGGATATGTGGTTggtattaatttttttggtcATTATCGCTGTGCTCAAGCACTTCCTACTCCCACTATCCTATCTTGCTTGGAGATGTGGAAGTCCTTTAGTACTGTTCTGCGACCTTGGTTTGGAATCAGAGTGATTGATGTGAAACAATACCGGAAACTAGTATCAAATCCAGGAAAGGAACTAGATGCATCCAATCGAGATTTATCTGTTTCTGTCGAAGAGGTGCATGAAGGATCAGTTGcttataaatataatgtaaAGTCAGGAGACAAAGTTGTTACTCTGAATGGAACTAAAATAGAAACTGTCAAGCAGTATTCCCAATTATTGTCTGAGGCATCACGAGCAGCGACTACTTGTGAATCAGGTCATCGTTTAATGGCCGTCATAAATCCATTTGATCGTCCTACTGATGATATAATTATTGAGGCTGACAACATATCGGTTGATGACAAGAGATTCTCTAGCTGTTGGCCGCTACTTGTTTCTGATGATTGGGACAATTGTTAA
- the LOC108215663 gene encoding polyadenylate-binding protein 2 isoform X6, which produces MKDTLEARFTGLPSLVYLQVVISKMQIHGLYIVSNVHFAATKDSLLQHFNKFGDVLKVIIVTDATTGQPKGSAYVEFTKSKEAEHALSLLDGTSFLSRILKVVKESAAPQEAAICYVTPSNF; this is translated from the exons ATGAAG GATACTTTGGAAGCGAGATTTACGGGACTTCCTTCATTG GTGTATCTTCAAGTGGTCATCTCGAAGATGCAAATTCACGGACTATATATTGTTAGCAAT GTTCATTTTGCTGCTACCAAAGATAGTCTTTTGCAGCACTTCAACAAGTTTGGAGATGTTCTAAAAGTGATTATTGTAACAGATGCAACAACAGGGCAACCAAAAGG GTCAGCGTATGTAGAATTTACGAAAAGCAAAGAGGCTGAACATGCATTGTCATTACTTGATGGTACCTCCTTCCTGTCACGTATTCTCAAG GTTGTAAAGGAAAGTGCTGCTCCGCAAGAAGCTGCAATTTGTTACGTCACGCCCTCAAATTTTTAG